A genomic region of Arachis hypogaea cultivar Tifrunner chromosome 5, arahy.Tifrunner.gnm2.J5K5, whole genome shotgun sequence contains the following coding sequences:
- the LOC112800548 gene encoding F-box protein SKIP2 codes for MGQSPSTTVLSSEFNRQQFHDFDFDFDFDLRNPIDHDFTAYLPDDCLAGIFSHLTTADRNRCSVVCRRWHRVDSQTRRRLSLNAKAELQDHLPAVFTRFESVTKLGLRCDRRSTSVNDEGLILISLRCVNLTWLKLRGCREITEAGMAAVGENCKALKKLSCASCVFGIKGINAVVSRCQGLEELSVKRLRGAHDGEEVVGSGTTSVTSVCLKEIVNGQSFAPLMIGSKRLRSLKVIGCLGDWDDTLEKIGNLHAALVDVHLEKIQVSDVGLVGLSKCLSLDTLHIVKTAECSNVGLNLVAENCRMLRKLHVDGWRTNRIGDDGLISVAKHCINLQELALIGIYPTSSSLEAIASKCKALERLALCGLNTVGDAEIECVANKCVALRKLCIKGCPISNVGIEALASGCPNLVKFKVRRCRKVTGMVVEWVREHRESLAFSFDNSDYEALNASQIDHDHAVNDMIAFHRENEEVAAAAAAAEASNGYNGLAMLRATFGFLANRSVVQSALRRWYNNDNVPAQ; via the coding sequence ATGGGGCAATCACCATCCACCACCGTGCTTTCATCCGAATTTAACCGCCAACAATTTCACGAtttcgattttgattttgattttgacttaAGAAACCCTATCGATCATGACTTCACCGCATATCTCCCCGATGATTGCCTCGCCGGAATCTTCAGCCACCTCACTACCGCCGACCGCAACCGATGCTCTGTCGTTTGCCGCCGCTGGCACCGCGTCGACAGCCAGACTCGCCGCCGCCTTTCCCTGAACGCCAAGGCGGAGCTTCAGGATCACCTGCCGGCCGTGTTCACCCGATTTGAATCGGTCACGAAACTCGGTCTGAGGTGCGACCGCAGGTCAACGAGCGTGAACGACGAAGGTTTGATCCTGATTTCGCTCCGGTGCGTTAACCTAACGTGGCTGAAGCTCCGTGGATGCCGTGAGATAACAGAGGCAGGAATGGCCGCTGTTGGCGAAAACTGCAAGGCGTTGAAGAAGCTATCTTGCGCTTCGTGCGTGTTCGGCATTAAGGGAATCAACGCTGTCGTTAGCCGTTGCCAGGGTTTGGAAGAGCTCTCCGTTAAGCGGCTGCGTGGGGCCCACGATGGCGAGGAGGTGGTTGGTTCCGGAACGACGTCGGTGACTTCTGTTTGCTTGAAGGAGATCGTGAATGGCCAGAGCTTCGCGCCCCTTATGATTGGGTCGAAAAGGCTTCGATCTTTGAAGGTAATTGGGTGTTTGGGGGATTGGGATGACACCCTTGAGAAGATTGGGAACCTCCACGCTGCGTTGGTTGATGTTCACCTTGAGAAGATTCAAGTTAGCGATGTGGGTCTTGTGGGTTTGTCTAAGTGTTTGAGTCTGGACACTTTGCACATTGTGAAAACCGCTGAGTGCTCAAATGTGGGTCTCAATCTAGTTGCTGAGAACTGCAGGATGTTGAGGAAGCTTCACGTTGATGGGTGGAGAACCAATAGGATTGGTGATGATGGTTTGATTTCTGTTGCCAAACACTGCATTAACTTGCAGGAACTTGCTTTGATTGGTATCTATCCAACATCTTCGAGCCTTGAGGCAATTGCTTCCAAATGCAAGGCTTTGGAGAGGTTGGCACTTTGTGGGCTTAATACCGTTGGTGACGCTGAGATTGAGTGTGTTGCCAACAAGTGTGTTGCGCTCAGGAAGCTTTGCATTAAGGGGTGCCCTATATCCAATGTGGGGATTGAAGCTCTTGCTTCTGGTTGCCCCAATTTGGTTAAGTTTAAGGTGAGGAGATGCAGAAAGGTTACTGGTATGGTTGTGGAGTGGGTGCGTGAACATAGGGAGTCCTTGGCGTTTAGTTTTGATAATAGTGATTATGAAGCATTGAATGCGAGTCAAATTGATCATGATCATGCAGTGAATGATATGATAGCATTTCACAGAGAAAATGAGGAGGTGGCTGCTGCAGCTGCAGCAGCAGAAGCATCAAATGGTTACAATGGATTGGCAATGTTGAGAGCAACATTTGGGTTTTTGGCTAATAGAAGTGTAGTGCAATCAGCATTGAGAAGGTGGTATAACAATGATAATGTCCCCGCTCAATAG